Proteins encoded by one window of Parabacteroides sp. FAFU027:
- a CDS encoding RICIN domain-containing protein produces MKKRKLSVITLLLLGLEFATLNAQSTSASSFLVAQPIPDRTVSFSVADSGVAKPLTWGLDLAWLSETNIRRGIAFMGADRVDVVRSSFTPTDSLINGDLKPAELATLNQRLTIMDLLSPKTVVMLNDDNPTVSSWYNGRPDHWAQLMDVTTKRVQAHGRRVVSIAPFNEPDNSATGQGTVTDFYNIIGELKKNPRFDTIRICGGNTLNDDQALNWYNTLKSRLDEGNTHQLAGSFDNYATFYQTVRANGDQATNDELHNVMEAMVGAEYGMQNGIWWGTAEYARGEFVKASDGKRLGYAEHRPNWTAASVYRNLDGKIQAFGGTSERQAATTTYRFLSKDRDVYYDGYGPQREYTMVMPGGTAYQTGQTNAERVVNVTWGEDIQPVINGSYVVVNRNSGKVLTVPLGYTTNGLNLNQSTFNATYKYQQWNVNPVDSRIGGDFSYFTFKNVSTAKVPDVINFSLDNNANVQQWDDTKGTNQQWYLEYAEDGWFYIRNRQSAKCLMVSNSSTSSGASIVQWDKTGVTSQQWRFVPVGAPIEFVAPGAPGNLVATPNAESIRLDWTASGDADVAGYNVYRADSAGGAYNTIARNVKTASFVDNTATTGGPYYYKVKAVDNSLNRSTYSNEVSATATGSNTLVMQLPFNGNTQDTTINLNHSATYGTISYVQGKMGKAIFLNGSTGFVQLPATMANQKELTIATWVYWRSGAGWQRIFDFGNDQTQYMYLTPNNGSGQMRFGIKNGGTEQQLNTTSMSVGKWTHVAITLSTTGARIYVNGVQAAESSAITISPLDFKPVLNYIGRSQFSDPLLNAYIDDFRVYNYALSASEVSQVVSEVTSGVNDVRNNRELSVWPVPASDVIHVNYPSANDNSTLSVFDINGRLVITKVMNNTTDTELNVSNLPSGIYTLKLTNSEETQMKKLIVRH; encoded by the coding sequence ATGAAGAAAAGGAAACTCTCAGTAATAACGCTTTTGTTGTTGGGGTTAGAATTTGCCACTTTGAACGCACAATCGACCAGCGCAAGTAGCTTCCTGGTTGCCCAGCCGATTCCTGACCGGACAGTTTCATTCAGCGTTGCTGACAGCGGCGTTGCCAAACCACTCACCTGGGGATTGGACCTTGCCTGGCTCAGCGAGACAAACATTCGCCGCGGGATTGCCTTTATGGGAGCAGACCGGGTGGATGTCGTGAGATCGTCCTTCACACCAACAGATTCATTAATCAACGGTGACCTTAAGCCGGCTGAACTCGCCACGCTCAACCAACGATTGACTATCATGGATTTGCTGTCTCCCAAAACGGTCGTGATGCTCAATGACGATAATCCGACTGTATCCTCTTGGTACAATGGCAGACCAGATCACTGGGCACAGCTGATGGATGTGACCACTAAACGCGTTCAGGCACATGGCCGCAGAGTGGTTTCAATCGCGCCGTTTAACGAGCCGGATAATTCTGCGACAGGACAGGGTACCGTAACCGACTTTTACAATATCATTGGTGAGCTGAAAAAGAATCCCCGCTTCGACACTATCCGCATTTGTGGGGGTAATACACTGAATGATGACCAGGCTTTGAACTGGTACAACACATTAAAGTCCAGACTGGACGAAGGAAATACCCACCAGCTTGCAGGGAGTTTTGATAACTATGCCACCTTCTATCAGACGGTGAGAGCAAATGGAGACCAGGCAACCAATGATGAGCTGCACAATGTCATGGAGGCTATGGTGGGCGCTGAATATGGTATGCAAAACGGGATATGGTGGGGTACTGCCGAGTATGCCCGCGGTGAGTTTGTCAAAGCGAGTGACGGCAAACGCCTCGGCTATGCCGAACACCGTCCCAACTGGACAGCAGCATCAGTCTATCGCAACCTGGATGGAAAGATTCAGGCCTTTGGCGGTACATCGGAACGTCAGGCTGCAACGACTACCTATCGCTTTTTATCCAAAGACAGGGATGTGTACTATGATGGCTACGGCCCACAGCGTGAATATACCATGGTGATGCCTGGCGGTACGGCTTACCAAACCGGACAGACCAATGCCGAGAGAGTGGTCAATGTTACCTGGGGCGAAGACATCCAGCCTGTTATTAACGGATCCTATGTCGTAGTAAACCGCAACAGTGGCAAGGTGTTGACTGTACCACTCGGCTACACGACCAATGGCCTTAATCTCAATCAATCGACATTCAATGCAACCTACAAATATCAGCAATGGAATGTAAATCCGGTAGATTCGCGCATTGGTGGTGACTTCAGCTATTTTACCTTTAAGAATGTCAGCACCGCCAAAGTACCTGATGTAATCAACTTTTCGCTGGATAATAATGCTAATGTACAGCAGTGGGATGATACCAAAGGGACTAACCAGCAGTGGTACCTGGAATATGCGGAGGATGGATGGTTTTATATCCGCAACCGCCAGAGTGCAAAATGCCTGATGGTTTCAAATTCCAGCACTTCATCAGGAGCAAGCATCGTACAATGGGATAAGACCGGCGTAACCAGCCAGCAGTGGCGTTTTGTTCCGGTAGGTGCGCCTATCGAATTTGTAGCGCCAGGTGCTCCGGGCAATTTAGTGGCGACTCCGAACGCAGAATCTATCCGTCTGGACTGGACGGCCAGCGGTGATGCGGATGTTGCCGGCTACAACGTTTACCGTGCTGATTCAGCCGGTGGCGCATATAATACCATTGCCCGTAACGTGAAAACAGCCTCTTTCGTTGATAATACCGCCACCACAGGAGGCCCCTATTACTATAAAGTAAAAGCGGTGGATAACTCGCTCAACCGTTCGACTTACTCGAATGAAGTTTCGGCAACTGCCACCGGAAGCAATACCCTGGTAATGCAACTGCCTTTCAACGGGAATACGCAGGACACGACCATCAACCTCAACCACAGCGCGACCTACGGCACGATCTCTTACGTTCAGGGCAAAATGGGTAAAGCTATTTTCCTGAATGGATCCACTGGCTTTGTTCAGCTTCCGGCTACCATGGCCAACCAGAAAGAGCTGACCATTGCTACCTGGGTTTACTGGAGAAGTGGTGCAGGCTGGCAGCGTATCTTTGACTTCGGCAACGACCAGACTCAATACATGTACCTCACCCCGAATAACGGTTCAGGTCAAATGCGATTCGGCATCAAAAACGGAGGAACCGAGCAACAACTGAACACAACCTCAATGTCAGTAGGGAAATGGACTCATGTGGCGATAACATTAAGCACAACCGGCGCCCGCATTTATGTAAATGGCGTACAGGCAGCAGAATCCAGCGCTATCACCATCAGCCCGTTGGACTTCAAACCGGTGCTGAACTACATCGGCCGCAGCCAGTTCTCCGATCCTTTGCTCAATGCTTACATCGACGATTTCAGGGTGTATAACTACGCTTTGTCTGCCAGCGAAGTATCTCAGGTGGTATCGGAAGTTACAAGCGGGGTGAATGATGTCCGCAATAACCGGGAACTCTCTGTATGGCCGGTTCCCGCGAGTGATGTGATCCATGTAAATTATCCTTCGGCAAACGACAATTCAACGCTTTCGGTTTTTGATATAAACGGAAGATTGGTCATAACCAAAGTGATGAATAATACCACCGATACCGAACTGAATGTTTCCAACCTGCCTTCCGGTATCTACACGCTTAAGCTGACCAACAGCGAAGAGACTCAGATGAAGAAACTGATCGTCAGACATTGA
- a CDS encoding sialate O-acetylesterase produces the protein MKNQRKLFTLCLLLLGISIISNAQIRLPKLIGNGMVLQRNTELKIWGWASPNEKVQIAFNQKKYETTTNSDGKWAITLPKMKAGGPYTMTLKGVNEITLRDIWVGDVWVASGQSNMELPMSRVRLLYEKEIANAANPAIRFFTVPQQYDFNTPQADLSSGEWKAANPDNVLDFSAAAYFFAKDIHARYHVPVGIINSSLGGSPAQSWISEETLKAFPEYYTEAQRFKDQSLINRIESEEQAKIRDWYSLLRQKDEGYQNPSANWFDPNLNTTDWATMKVPGYWAETPLGQVNGVVWFRKEIELTAEQEAQPAKLNLSCIVDADSVCINGAFVGTTSYQYPPRWYNVPANVLKPGKNILVVRIISNSGKGGFVLDKPYELTVGEQKINLKGDWQYKLGATMEPTPGMTFIRWKPVGLYNAMIAPLLKTRIKGVIWYQGEANTSKPEEYRELFPTMIRDWRNHWGEGDFPFLYVQLANFMETKSEPAESNWAQLRESQRQTLSLTKTGMAVTIDLGEWNDIHPLNKEEVGKRLALAAQKVAYGDKKIVSSGPVYQSMKVEGNKIILTFNNTGSGLVAKGTGELRYFAIAGADNKFVWAKAKIENNKVIVWNENLPNPVTIRYAWADNPEGANLYNKEGLPASPFTTAK, from the coding sequence ATGAAAAACCAACGAAAACTCTTCACCCTCTGCCTCCTGTTACTAGGCATCTCCATCATATCCAATGCCCAAATCAGATTACCAAAGCTGATTGGCAACGGAATGGTGTTACAACGCAATACAGAACTGAAAATCTGGGGATGGGCCTCACCAAATGAAAAGGTGCAAATCGCATTTAACCAAAAGAAATACGAGACCACGACCAACTCGGATGGCAAATGGGCAATAACGCTTCCCAAAATGAAAGCGGGTGGTCCATATACCATGACGCTAAAGGGTGTCAACGAGATAACCCTGAGAGATATCTGGGTAGGCGATGTGTGGGTAGCTTCCGGCCAGTCCAATATGGAGCTGCCGATGTCAAGAGTGAGACTGCTTTACGAAAAGGAAATTGCCAACGCTGCCAATCCGGCCATCCGGTTCTTTACAGTGCCACAGCAGTACGATTTCAACACGCCGCAGGCCGATCTCTCTTCAGGCGAATGGAAGGCCGCAAACCCCGATAATGTTCTGGATTTCTCCGCAGCGGCTTATTTCTTTGCCAAAGATATTCATGCCAGATATCACGTGCCGGTGGGAATCATCAACAGCAGTCTGGGAGGATCGCCCGCGCAGTCGTGGATTAGCGAAGAGACGCTGAAGGCTTTCCCCGAATATTACACCGAGGCGCAACGATTCAAAGACCAATCGCTTATCAACCGGATAGAGTCGGAGGAACAGGCGAAGATTCGCGACTGGTACAGCCTGTTGCGGCAGAAAGATGAAGGATATCAGAATCCTTCGGCCAACTGGTTTGATCCGAACCTGAATACTACCGATTGGGCGACGATGAAAGTGCCCGGTTACTGGGCGGAAACTCCGCTGGGTCAGGTAAACGGGGTGGTGTGGTTCCGCAAAGAGATAGAGCTGACAGCCGAACAGGAGGCTCAACCGGCGAAACTCAACCTGAGCTGCATTGTCGATGCCGATTCGGTCTGTATCAACGGTGCGTTTGTGGGGACAACCAGCTACCAATATCCTCCTCGCTGGTACAACGTGCCTGCCAATGTGTTGAAACCCGGCAAAAACATCCTTGTGGTACGGATTATCAGTAACTCCGGCAAAGGCGGTTTTGTGTTGGATAAACCTTACGAGCTGACGGTCGGGGAGCAAAAGATTAACCTGAAGGGCGACTGGCAATACAAGTTGGGTGCAACGATGGAGCCGACACCCGGCATGACCTTTATCCGCTGGAAACCGGTCGGACTCTACAACGCGATGATTGCCCCGTTGCTCAAAACCCGCATCAAAGGCGTCATCTGGTATCAGGGGGAAGCCAATACAAGCAAGCCGGAAGAGTACCGCGAACTCTTCCCAACGATGATTCGTGACTGGCGCAATCACTGGGGAGAAGGGGATTTCCCGTTCCTCTATGTGCAGTTGGCCAACTTTATGGAGACGAAAAGCGAACCGGCCGAAAGCAACTGGGCGCAACTTCGCGAGTCGCAACGTCAAACGCTCAGCCTGACGAAAACCGGCATGGCGGTGACCATCGATTTGGGGGAATGGAACGACATTCACCCGCTGAATAAGGAAGAGGTAGGCAAGCGTCTGGCGCTGGCTGCCCAAAAGGTGGCTTACGGGGATAAGAAAATCGTCTCCTCCGGTCCGGTGTACCAATCCATGAAGGTGGAAGGCAATAAAATCATCCTGACCTTCAACAATACCGGTAGCGGATTGGTGGCTAAAGGGACAGGAGAGCTCCGTTATTTCGCCATCGCCGGAGCCGACAACAAGTTCGTGTGGGCAAAAGCCAAAATCGAAAACAACAAGGTCATCGTGTGGAATGAAAATCTCCCTAATCCGGTGACTATCCGCTATGCCTGGGCCGACAATCCCGAAGGAGCGAACCTATACAACAAGGAAGGATTGCCTGCATCGCCGTTTACGACTGCGAAGTAG
- a CDS encoding SDR family oxidoreductase: MNEMFSIAGKVAVITGAGGVLGGSVARSFVKAGAKVVALDLRQEQLDARVAELKELGGDVIGFVGNVLDIESLENTAKLIVEKWGRIDILLNIAGGNLPGATLNPDQHIFDMKISDWEKVTNLNLNGTVYPSIVFGKVMADQGEGSIINMSSMAAISAITRVPGYSVAKSGISNFTQWLAMEFAMKYGDKVRVNALAPGFFIGDQNRAVLLNPDGSLTDRSKKVLAKTPMNRFGDINELNGAIQFLCSEAASFITGVVLPVDGGFSAYSGV, translated from the coding sequence ATGAACGAAATGTTTAGCATTGCAGGCAAAGTGGCAGTGATCACCGGTGCCGGTGGTGTATTGGGCGGAAGTGTAGCCCGTAGTTTTGTAAAAGCAGGAGCAAAAGTCGTAGCGCTTGACCTGCGTCAGGAACAACTCGATGCAAGAGTTGCCGAGTTGAAAGAGCTGGGTGGAGATGTAATCGGTTTCGTGGGCAACGTACTCGATATCGAAAGTCTTGAAAATACCGCCAAACTGATTGTGGAAAAATGGGGTCGCATTGATATTCTGTTGAATATAGCCGGTGGTAACTTGCCCGGAGCAACGTTGAATCCCGATCAGCATATTTTTGATATGAAGATTTCAGATTGGGAGAAAGTAACCAATCTGAACCTGAACGGAACTGTTTACCCAAGCATTGTTTTTGGAAAAGTAATGGCTGATCAGGGCGAGGGAAGCATCATCAATATGTCTTCGATGGCGGCCATCAGCGCGATTACCCGCGTACCGGGCTATTCGGTGGCGAAATCGGGAATCAGCAACTTCACCCAGTGGCTGGCGATGGAGTTTGCCATGAAATATGGAGATAAAGTGCGCGTAAATGCATTGGCGCCGGGCTTCTTTATCGGTGACCAAAACCGTGCGGTATTGTTGAATCCGGATGGCTCACTCACAGACCGAAGCAAAAAGGTATTGGCTAAAACACCGATGAACCGTTTCGGCGATATTAACGAGCTGAACGGTGCTATCCAGTTTCTGTGCAGTGAGGCGGCCAGCTTTATTACCGGTGTTGTTTTGCCAGTGGATGGCGGTTTCTCCGCATATAGTGGAGTGTGA